In one window of Psychrobacter sp. P2G3 DNA:
- the pcnB gene encoding polynucleotide adenylyltransferase PcnB, whose amino-acid sequence MAERAAKQLELNKSELPNSITEVIATLTRAGFDAYIVGGGVRDTLLGLRPKDFDAVTDAKPHEIKDVFGKRCRIIGRRFQLAHVYSGRELIEVATFRGPPTSDANTNQDGMILRDNVWGDIKQDFSRRDFSINALYYQPLKGVVHDFCGALEDIDNKIIRLLGHAPVRIEEDPVRLLRALRFKAKLGFEFDEELSQQFHDDNWALLEQISPHRLYDETQKMFTGGYLVPLLPLLFESGAIDSLIIYPPSEPSALVKQVAINTDKRIAAGKSINPAFFYAALLWENYLHQLEKAKKRNMPFAEAQMHAAGKVIDRQRIKTAIPKFAEQFIRDIWILQPKLAAPRSKQIVQLSEHPRFRAGFDFLLLREQCGDAEHPLSESTNGMGDWWQTYQTLSEQGQQQAIDEFDENIRRGAYKKGQRGRNRQKPDSNTADESMSNQNNTKRSKANGSNEKHVTEKHSTEQAVVNDSSNIPSRRRRAASQSTAAKQSDSSKNKGYNTQQVKQDSNELAQLQQLSLASSSNKASNKGHNAKPAPLFIIEHEKVVPPLQKQLSGADKPKHSQKPVQNKAATKHATAEKERNNQDTKSDTKVDRSSGAQQSKAKQSDFKQSEDKPSSANTYPARSVARSPALVSMNNEPIPHKRRRREPTVEKQPADNNDQTAAKYAKKAPKPATQSNGKANAKAEKTVEHVEATPKNKASTNKATTPAKARKSAKTTEAKSAKASQAANSKVGSSNVTDNKGPVPSKRRRRQPSTDNV is encoded by the coding sequence ATGGCCGAGCGTGCCGCCAAGCAGTTAGAACTGAATAAATCTGAATTACCCAATTCCATTACTGAAGTGATTGCCACATTAACCCGAGCTGGGTTTGATGCCTATATCGTTGGTGGTGGTGTGCGCGATACCTTATTGGGTCTGCGCCCAAAAGACTTTGACGCTGTGACTGATGCCAAGCCGCATGAAATCAAAGACGTCTTTGGCAAGCGCTGCCGCATTATCGGTCGCCGCTTTCAATTGGCACATGTGTATTCAGGACGAGAGCTAATTGAAGTCGCTACTTTTCGTGGCCCGCCAACGAGTGATGCTAATACCAATCAAGACGGTATGATCTTGCGTGATAATGTTTGGGGCGATATTAAACAAGACTTTTCACGTCGGGATTTCTCTATCAATGCGCTTTATTATCAGCCACTTAAAGGTGTGGTTCATGATTTTTGCGGTGCGCTTGAAGATATTGATAATAAGATCATCCGCCTATTAGGTCATGCACCCGTACGTATCGAAGAAGATCCGGTAAGATTATTGCGGGCGTTACGTTTCAAAGCCAAATTAGGTTTTGAGTTTGATGAAGAGTTGTCTCAGCAGTTCCACGATGATAATTGGGCATTGCTTGAGCAAATATCACCGCATCGTCTTTATGATGAAACGCAAAAGATGTTTACTGGCGGCTATCTAGTGCCACTGTTGCCATTATTGTTTGAGTCGGGTGCGATTGATAGCTTAATCATTTATCCACCTTCTGAGCCAAGTGCCTTAGTGAAACAGGTGGCTATCAATACCGATAAACGTATTGCCGCAGGTAAAAGCATCAACCCAGCGTTTTTCTATGCAGCCCTGTTATGGGAAAACTATCTACATCAGTTAGAAAAAGCTAAAAAGCGCAATATGCCTTTTGCTGAAGCGCAAATGCATGCGGCTGGCAAGGTCATCGACCGTCAACGCATCAAGACTGCTATCCCTAAATTTGCTGAGCAATTTATCCGTGATATCTGGATATTGCAGCCAAAACTTGCAGCCCCGCGTAGCAAGCAAATCGTTCAGCTCTCTGAGCACCCACGCTTTCGTGCAGGCTTTGACTTCTTATTATTACGTGAGCAGTGCGGTGATGCTGAGCACCCGTTATCAGAGTCAACCAACGGTATGGGTGATTGGTGGCAGACTTATCAGACTTTGTCTGAACAAGGGCAGCAGCAAGCGATCGATGAGTTCGATGAAAATATTCGTCGCGGTGCTTATAAAAAAGGGCAGCGCGGACGCAATCGTCAAAAGCCAGATTCAAATACAGCGGATGAGTCGATGTCTAATCAGAACAATACTAAGCGTAGCAAAGCCAATGGCAGTAATGAAAAGCATGTTACCGAAAAGCATAGTACTGAGCAGGCAGTGGTGAACGATTCATCAAACATTCCATCACGCCGTCGCCGCGCCGCAAGTCAGTCAACAGCTGCCAAGCAATCTGATAGCAGTAAAAACAAGGGTTACAACACGCAACAGGTAAAGCAGGACAGTAATGAGCTTGCTCAGTTACAGCAGTTGTCTCTTGCTAGTAGTAGCAATAAAGCATCTAACAAAGGCCATAATGCTAAGCCTGCGCCATTGTTTATAATCGAGCATGAAAAAGTTGTGCCGCCATTACAAAAGCAGCTATCAGGTGCTGATAAGCCTAAGCATAGCCAAAAGCCTGTGCAGAACAAGGCAGCTACTAAGCATGCAACGGCTGAGAAAGAGCGAAATAATCAAGATACAAAATCTGATACTAAAGTTGATCGTTCAAGTGGTGCTCAACAATCTAAGGCAAAGCAGTCAGATTTCAAGCAGTCAGAAGATAAACCTTCTTCTGCTAATACATATCCTGCTCGTTCGGTGGCAAGATCACCGGCGCTAGTCAGTATGAATAACGAGCCGATACCGCATAAGCGTCGCCGCCGTGAGCCTACTGTAGAAAAACAGCCAGCTGATAATAACGACCAAACTGCTGCGAAGTATGCGAAAAAAGCGCCTAAACCAGCAACTCAGTCTAATGGGAAAGCTAATGCTAAAGCTGAGAAAACGGTAGAGCATGTAGAAGCTACGCCAAAAAACAAGGCAAGTACTAATAAAGCGACTACACCTGCGAAAGCGAGAAAATCAGCTAAAACGACAGAAGCAAAGTCTGCTAAAGCCAGCCAAGCTGCTAATAGCAAAGTTGGATCTAGTAATGTGACTGACAATAAAGGACCTGTACCATCGAAACGCCGTCGTCGTCAGCCTAGTACCGATAATGTCTAA
- the rapZ gene encoding RNase adapter RapZ — MEAADPNQGNKVATEQSLTKEAKGSSVSILVISGRSGSGKTSVLNILEDLGYYSIDNLPLSLIPNAVDKLVGESGIRRIALGVDIRTPRADLSNFASIYKTLRQTYGKQTIKVIYVTAQDTILVARFNATRRVHPLMAQETESSTYPTYNLPAAIKKEEELLEPIASYADIKIDTSKLNIHQLKDRLRDHIGVDNKIVINLLSFGFKYGSPIDADFVFDVRILPNPHWNPELRTATGLDAKVGEFFADYPEVAEMTNDIAKFLDRWLPDFLHNNRHTVTVAIGCTGGKHRSVFITDKLQSYLAKSLPKGLTVAAKHREKSRW; from the coding sequence ATGGAAGCAGCAGACCCGAATCAAGGAAATAAAGTAGCGACAGAGCAGTCACTAACGAAGGAAGCTAAAGGCAGTAGTGTCAGTATCCTAGTGATTTCTGGGCGTTCGGGGTCGGGTAAGACCTCAGTATTAAATATTTTAGAGGACTTGGGTTATTATTCTATTGATAATTTACCACTCTCCTTGATACCGAACGCAGTTGATAAATTAGTCGGTGAAAGTGGTATTCGCCGTATTGCCCTTGGCGTTGATATTCGTACCCCACGCGCAGATTTGAGCAATTTTGCCTCTATTTATAAGACGCTCAGACAGACCTATGGTAAGCAGACAATTAAAGTTATCTATGTGACGGCGCAAGATACTATCTTGGTTGCACGCTTTAACGCCACTCGCCGCGTCCATCCGTTAATGGCTCAAGAAACTGAAAGCTCTACTTATCCTACGTACAATTTGCCAGCTGCTATTAAAAAAGAAGAAGAGTTACTAGAACCTATTGCCAGTTATGCTGATATAAAAATTGATACTAGCAAGTTGAATATTCACCAGTTAAAAGATCGTTTACGCGATCATATTGGTGTGGACAATAAGATTGTGATTAATCTACTGTCTTTCGGTTTTAAATATGGCAGTCCTATCGATGCCGACTTTGTATTCGATGTTAGGATTCTACCAAACCCACATTGGAACCCTGAGTTACGTACCGCGACGGGTCTTGATGCAAAGGTTGGTGAATTCTTTGCTGACTATCCAGAAGTGGCTGAGATGACCAACGATATCGCTAAATTTTTGGATCGTTGGTTGCCAGACTTTTTGCACAATAATCGTCATACAGTGACGGTGGCAATTGGTTGTACTGGTGGTAAACATCGCTCAGTTTTTATTACTGACAAGTTGCAAAGTTATCTTGCTAAGAGCTTGCCTAAAGGCCTAACAGTGGCGGCCAAGCACCGTGAAAAAAGCCGTTGGTAG
- a CDS encoding thiol:disulfide interchange protein DsbA/DsbL: MKRIITLTGLAVAIGLANMGAQAADYVAGKDYRVLDNPENISGDAIIVREFFWYGCPHCNVLNPHMEKWAKTKDKDVAFFKTPAALNPVWEASARGFYAAQLLGYENKTHDALFDAIHKDGKQLFDQASLSKWYATKGVDQKKFNSLYNSFAVGTKIGRSQAGAKRYQLSGVPAVVVQGKYVVTGEGANVPKVVDYLVDKVRAEKK, encoded by the coding sequence ATGAAACGTATCATCACACTGACTGGTCTGGCTGTTGCCATTGGACTTGCCAATATGGGCGCACAAGCCGCCGATTATGTTGCAGGAAAGGACTACCGCGTGCTGGATAATCCAGAGAATATCAGCGGTGATGCTATTATTGTACGTGAGTTCTTTTGGTACGGCTGTCCGCATTGTAACGTCCTTAACCCACATATGGAAAAATGGGCTAAGACCAAAGATAAAGACGTGGCTTTCTTTAAAACACCAGCAGCGCTAAATCCAGTTTGGGAAGCCAGCGCGCGCGGTTTTTATGCCGCTCAGCTGTTAGGTTATGAAAATAAAACCCATGACGCCTTGTTTGATGCTATTCACAAAGATGGCAAACAGTTATTTGACCAAGCATCACTAAGTAAATGGTATGCTACAAAGGGCGTTGATCAGAAGAAGTTTAACAGCTTATATAACTCTTTTGCCGTAGGTACCAAAATTGGTCGCTCACAAGCTGGTGCTAAGCGCTATCAACTCTCTGGTGTACCAGCAGTGGTAGTACAAGGCAAATATGTCGTAACAGGTGAAGGTGCTAACGTTCCTAAAGTCGTTGATTATTTAGTCGATAAAGTTCGCGCCGAGAAAAAATAA
- the panB gene encoding 3-methyl-2-oxobutanoate hydroxymethyltransferase, protein MTTLSTLNNFKKDGTKFTCLTCYDSMFARMMDKAQIDTILIGDSLGMVVQGHDSTLPVTVDDMAYHTANIARSNKHALILADLPFMSYVTLPEAVANSRQLMQAGAHVIKIEGGSELCDLVTTLAQAGTPTCVHLGLTPQSVNVFGGYKIQGRGDEAADKLLADAKAVVAAGAALLVLECVPAELAKAVTEAVTAPVIGIGAGADTDGQVLVMHDMLGMVHGRVPRFVHDFLTDERNSAHSIEGAFALYQQSVREGSFPTEQHQFS, encoded by the coding sequence ATGACGACGTTATCTACTTTAAATAATTTTAAAAAAGACGGCACCAAGTTTACTTGCTTGACGTGCTATGACTCGATGTTTGCACGAATGATGGACAAGGCGCAGATTGATACTATTTTGATCGGTGATAGTTTGGGCATGGTGGTACAAGGTCATGACTCAACTTTGCCTGTAACCGTTGACGATATGGCTTATCATACGGCTAATATTGCCCGTAGTAATAAGCATGCACTAATTTTAGCTGACCTGCCGTTTATGAGTTATGTGACTCTGCCAGAGGCTGTGGCCAATAGTCGTCAATTGATGCAAGCCGGCGCGCATGTCATAAAGATTGAAGGTGGCAGTGAGCTTTGTGATTTAGTCACGACCTTAGCACAAGCGGGTACACCAACTTGTGTCCATCTTGGCTTGACTCCGCAATCTGTCAATGTTTTCGGCGGCTATAAAATCCAAGGTCGCGGTGATGAAGCGGCTGATAAGCTGCTTGCTGATGCTAAAGCAGTCGTTGCTGCAGGGGCTGCATTACTTGTATTAGAATGTGTGCCAGCTGAGCTCGCTAAAGCAGTCACAGAAGCTGTTACAGCGCCAGTGATTGGTATTGGCGCTGGCGCAGATACTGATGGTCAAGTATTAGTGATGCATGACATGCTAGGTATGGTACATGGCCGCGTGCCGCGCTTTGTTCATGACTTTTTGACCGATGAACGCAATAGCGCCCATAGTATTGAAGGCGCCTTTGCGCTTTATCAGCAGTCAGTGCGCGAAGGTAGCTTTCCAACTGAGCAGCACCAATTTAGCTAA
- the panC gene encoding pantoate--beta-alanine ligase has translation MPIIYQQISALRTALQPYRGQRNDNQNSPQRIALVPTMGNLHDGHLELVSIAKQHADIVVVSIFVNPTQFGVGEDFDSYPRTLDEDVAKLATVGADYVFAPSIDEMYPVLPPPTAVLAGAITTQLCGQSRPGHFDGVGIVVSKLFNIVQPDVAVFGQKDYQQLAIIKQLVRDLSYPIEIIGAPIVRAADGLALSSRNQYLNEAERQIAPALHQELQYLAKQLLNIEHSQQEFAALLAETRARITDAGFTIDYLEVKTDQLDSVPNNAAIFNAENQDLVILVAAWLGRARLLDNQLVTFK, from the coding sequence ATGCCAATTATTTATCAGCAGATTTCAGCACTGCGTACCGCCTTGCAGCCTTATCGTGGTCAAAGAAATGACAATCAAAATAGCCCACAACGTATTGCGCTAGTACCAACGATGGGCAATCTACATGATGGTCATCTTGAGCTAGTAAGCATTGCTAAGCAGCATGCCGATATCGTAGTCGTTAGTATCTTTGTCAATCCGACTCAATTTGGAGTGGGAGAGGACTTCGATAGCTACCCTCGTACTTTAGATGAGGATGTCGCTAAGCTAGCAACGGTTGGTGCAGACTATGTTTTTGCGCCCAGTATTGACGAGATGTACCCAGTATTGCCGCCACCGACTGCCGTCCTCGCTGGTGCAATCACCACTCAATTATGTGGTCAATCTCGTCCTGGGCACTTTGATGGCGTTGGTATTGTGGTCTCGAAATTGTTTAACATTGTACAACCTGATGTGGCCGTATTTGGACAAAAAGATTACCAGCAACTAGCGATTATTAAACAGTTAGTACGCGATCTGAGTTATCCGATTGAAATAATAGGGGCGCCTATTGTCCGTGCTGCTGATGGCTTGGCGCTATCCTCGCGCAATCAATATTTAAATGAGGCTGAGCGACAAATAGCACCTGCACTACATCAAGAGCTGCAATATTTGGCAAAGCAGTTGTTAAATATTGAACACAGTCAGCAAGAGTTTGCAGCGTTATTAGCAGAAACACGTGCACGCATTACTGATGCTGGTTTTACTATTGATTATTTAGAAGTAAAAACTGACCAACTAGACTCTGTCCCTAATAATGCTGCAATCTTCAATGCAGAAAATCAAGACTTGGTTATTTTAGTCGCGGCTTGGTTGGGACGTGCGCGTTTATTGGATAATCAACTTGTTACCTTCAAATAG
- the folK gene encoding 2-amino-4-hydroxy-6-hydroxymethyldihydropteridine diphosphokinase, which translates to MSNMDNHTGNAHWVTCYIGLGSNLANELGSPAEHLQQALAVMQEHEKIRDVRVSSFYASVPMGPQDQPDFINAVAGFETTLSPFELLTFCQQLEEQAKRARIRRWGERSLDVDILLYGETQIAEPQLTIPHLGLPERNFVLIPLQELAPELVIAGKSIDDYPQSKDWTGLKLL; encoded by the coding sequence ATGTCTAATATGGATAACCATACGGGTAACGCTCATTGGGTTACTTGCTATATAGGCTTGGGCAGCAACCTAGCTAATGAATTAGGTTCACCTGCAGAGCATTTGCAGCAAGCACTTGCAGTGATGCAAGAGCATGAGAAGATACGTGACGTTCGTGTTTCTTCATTTTATGCCTCAGTGCCTATGGGGCCGCAAGATCAGCCAGACTTTATCAATGCGGTCGCTGGTTTTGAGACGACGTTGTCACCTTTTGAGTTGCTCACATTTTGCCAGCAGCTAGAAGAGCAAGCTAAGCGTGCACGTATACGACGTTGGGGTGAACGCAGCTTGGATGTCGATATTTTGTTGTATGGTGAAACACAAATTGCAGAGCCGCAATTAACCATACCGCATCTTGGACTGCCTGAACGTAATTTTGTCTTAATACCGCTACAAGAGCTAGCACCAGAGCTAGTAATTGCTGGCAAATCGATAGATGATTATCCACAAAGTAAAGATTGGACAGGCTTAAAGCTACTATAG
- a CDS encoding YciK family oxidoreductase, translated as MSDNVNQPSNKTATPEANQKASQNSTQPLSHDEIRHFVPQVNCLEGKTILVTGAGDGIGRIAALTYARYGATVLLLGRTSSKLEAVYDEIESLGGKQPAMLPMDLEKATYAEMQQLEGLIVKEIGQLDGVLHNAGLLGELTPLEMYDVDIFAKVMQVNFTATFMLTQALLPLLKDAANGSIVFTSSTVGTHPRAFWGAYALSKQAVEGMSDIFTQETQNTTNLRFNCINPGGTRTNMRAHAFPGENPMSLKTPEDIMAGYVCLMSDDSIGVRGQVVALQPKD; from the coding sequence ATGAGCGACAACGTTAATCAACCTTCTAATAAAACTGCCACTCCAGAAGCTAATCAAAAAGCCAGTCAAAACTCTACGCAACCTTTAAGTCATGATGAGATTCGTCATTTTGTGCCGCAAGTTAACTGCTTAGAGGGCAAGACAATCTTAGTCACAGGTGCGGGAGACGGTATTGGGCGTATTGCTGCATTGACCTATGCTCGCTATGGTGCGACGGTATTATTATTAGGTCGTACTAGCAGCAAGCTCGAAGCTGTCTATGATGAGATTGAAAGCTTGGGTGGTAAGCAGCCAGCGATGCTACCGATGGATTTAGAAAAAGCCACTTATGCCGAAATGCAGCAGTTAGAAGGATTGATCGTCAAAGAAATCGGTCAACTTGATGGCGTCCTACACAATGCAGGATTATTAGGTGAGCTGACACCGCTTGAGATGTACGATGTCGATATCTTTGCCAAAGTGATGCAGGTCAACTTTACAGCGACCTTTATGCTGACCCAAGCATTATTACCGTTACTTAAAGACGCTGCTAATGGCTCTATTGTCTTTACTTCTAGTACCGTTGGAACCCATCCTCGTGCGTTTTGGGGTGCATATGCGCTCTCAAAACAAGCCGTGGAGGGCATGAGTGATATCTTCACTCAGGAGACGCAGAACACGACTAATCTGCGCTTTAATTGTATCAATCCAGGCGGTACGCGTACCAACATGCGCGCCCATGCTTTTCCGGGTGAAAACCCGATGAGCTTAAAAACACCTGAAGATATTATGGCAGGCTATGTCTGTCTAATGAGCGATGATAGTATCGGTGTACGCGGGCAGGTCGTGGCTTTGCAACCAAAAGACTAG
- the mazG gene encoding nucleoside triphosphate pyrophosphohydrolase, producing the protein MSTVENKISAPEPVQGTPEASGQLDDLLALMARLRTGCPWDKKQSNHSLIPYAIEEAYELGEAVQSDDDEDIKGELGDVLLQVIFHCQMYAEQGRFDMGDVITTLQEKLIRRHPHVFEAETLKDEGAVKERWDEIKAEEQQAREARGKPKRRLDKTKAGSALMQAQDVQKQASKLGFDWEGIAGAFEKLEEEISELKAELTEKSNTAAKYDISKANIREIEKELGDCMFALVNVARKLNLDAETATLTCVHKFKSRFGYIEEQLAAAGKRVEDSDITEMDALWEAAKRHERSS; encoded by the coding sequence TGATGACCTGTTGGCACTGATGGCAAGATTGCGTACTGGCTGTCCGTGGGATAAAAAACAAAGCAATCATAGCCTCATTCCATATGCGATTGAAGAAGCTTATGAGCTGGGTGAAGCGGTACAAAGCGATGATGACGAAGATATCAAAGGTGAGCTTGGTGATGTGCTACTGCAAGTCATCTTTCATTGTCAGATGTACGCTGAACAAGGACGTTTTGACATGGGCGATGTCATTACCACTTTGCAAGAGAAGCTGATTCGCCGTCATCCGCACGTATTTGAGGCTGAAACCCTGAAGGATGAAGGGGCGGTTAAGGAGCGTTGGGATGAAATCAAAGCGGAGGAGCAGCAAGCGCGCGAGGCACGTGGTAAACCAAAGCGGCGTTTAGATAAGACCAAAGCGGGCAGTGCTTTGATGCAAGCGCAGGATGTACAAAAGCAGGCGTCAAAATTAGGCTTTGATTGGGAAGGCATAGCAGGAGCGTTTGAAAAACTTGAGGAAGAAATTAGTGAGTTAAAGGCTGAGCTGACAGAGAAGTCCAACACTGCTGCTAAATATGACATAAGCAAAGCCAATATTAGAGAGATTGAAAAAGAGCTGGGCGATTGTATGTTTGCGCTGGTCAACGTCGCGCGCAAATTGAACCTTGACGCTGAGACAGCGACCCTTACTTGTGTGCATAAATTTAAGTCACGTTTTGGTTATATTGAAGAACAATTAGCTGCTGCTGGCAAGCGTGTCGAGGACAGCGATATAACAGAGATGGATGCACTATGGGAAGCGGCGAAACGACATGAAAGATCGTCATGA
- a CDS encoding HAD-IA family hydrolase, whose translation MTQFVKAVLFDLDGTLIDTAADFVRIIGKMSAQNNWQAPPEAHIREQVSAGASAMVQLMLRHNDQIDLSDEELSQYRQQFLDDYEADICVDSCVFGELEAVLTALENKGVPWGIVTNKPRYLSEQLLKVMQLDGRCSVLVCPDDVSRTKPDPEPMYMALEKLAIPRGAAGCVLYVGDHVRDIEAGKAAGMPTILAAYGYIPPEDQQNLKSWGADYIIDTPEQLSKLLLSPGKFEYL comes from the coding sequence ATGACGCAATTTGTAAAAGCTGTTTTGTTTGATCTAGATGGTACGCTAATTGATACCGCCGCTGATTTTGTACGCATCATTGGCAAAATGAGTGCGCAAAATAATTGGCAAGCCCCGCCCGAAGCGCATATTCGCGAGCAGGTCTCTGCTGGTGCGTCAGCGATGGTGCAGTTAATGCTGCGTCACAACGACCAGATCGACCTCAGTGATGAGGAGTTGTCACAGTATCGCCAGCAGTTTTTAGATGACTATGAAGCAGATATCTGTGTCGATAGCTGTGTATTTGGTGAGCTTGAAGCAGTGCTAACTGCTCTTGAAAATAAAGGCGTGCCATGGGGTATCGTAACCAATAAGCCGCGTTATTTATCTGAGCAACTGCTTAAAGTTATGCAACTAGATGGGCGCTGTTCGGTCTTGGTTTGTCCTGATGATGTCTCACGTACTAAGCCTGATCCAGAACCGATGTATATGGCGTTAGAGAAGCTTGCAATACCGCGTGGCGCTGCAGGTTGCGTACTTTACGTGGGCGATCATGTACGTGATATAGAAGCTGGAAAGGCTGCTGGTATGCCAACGATTTTGGCCGCTTATGGTTATATTCCACCCGAAGATCAGCAAAATCTAAAAAGCTGGGGCGCAGACTATATTATCGATACCCCTGAACAGTTAAGTAAATTGCTATTATCTCCGGGCAAGTTTGAATACTTATAG
- a CDS encoding DksA/TraR family C4-type zinc finger protein — MAGGWSRDGAEHEQMDATVNDALDRVRSAIPKGDSAEFCDECGNPIPEARRSALPGVQHCVGCQTELEQEAKAAELFNRRGSKDSQLR; from the coding sequence ATGGCAGGTGGCTGGTCGAGAGATGGCGCAGAACATGAGCAAATGGATGCGACCGTCAATGATGCGTTAGATCGTGTACGAAGTGCTATACCTAAAGGTGATAGCGCTGAGTTTTGTGATGAGTGTGGCAATCCAATTCCAGAAGCACGGCGTAGTGCTTTACCTGGGGTACAGCACTGTGTAGGCTGCCAAACTGAGCTTGAGCAAGAAGCAAAAGCCGCTGAGCTGTTTAATCGCCGTGGTAGTAAAGACAGTCAATTGCGCTGA
- the yjgA gene encoding ribosome biogenesis factor YjgA, giving the protein MIDWSEHDMRVSRTELKKSHERLQELSIPLAGLSKKQLKNLPASDYFMAELMALADITSANARNRQTKRVGKLISEENRHELVKALFDAFFPKEQVAKIESWRGRLNINDEGTLKQFVKQYKASERNSLYQLLLWIEYAKHTNDDELMMESEEDLASYIREVAILTQIKY; this is encoded by the coding sequence ATGATTGACTGGTCAGAACATGACATGCGCGTATCGCGCACTGAACTTAAAAAATCTCATGAGCGCTTACAAGAGTTATCGATACCGCTTGCCGGTTTATCGAAAAAGCAGCTCAAAAATCTACCTGCCAGTGACTATTTTATGGCAGAACTGATGGCGCTTGCTGATATCACCAGCGCTAATGCTCGCAATCGCCAAACTAAGCGGGTTGGTAAACTAATCAGTGAAGAAAACCGCCATGAGTTGGTAAAAGCATTGTTCGATGCTTTTTTTCCAAAAGAGCAAGTTGCTAAAATTGAAAGCTGGCGGGGCAGGCTTAATATCAATGACGAGGGTACGCTAAAGCAATTTGTAAAGCAGTACAAAGCCTCAGAACGCAACAGCTTATATCAGCTATTACTTTGGATTGAGTATGCTAAGCATACAAACGATGATGAGCTGATGATGGAGTCTGAAGAAGACTTGGCCAGTTATATTCGAGAAGTCGCAATTTTGACTCAGATAAAGTATTAA
- the ubiG gene encoding bifunctional 2-polyprenyl-6-hydroxyphenol methylase/3-demethylubiquinol 3-O-methyltransferase UbiG, whose translation MNTATNVDPSEVDKFNKLASEWWDNTGAFATLHHINPLRLNWIEENVKRGYQGGDANKTAEMGLTGKRILDVGCGGGILAESMARRGADVTGIDLGTENLKAASLHAEQSNLNDSLRYQHIPVEKLAETHAGQFDVVTCMEMLEHVPDPSSIVQACFDLLAPGGVCVLSTINRSPKSYLFAIVGAEYVLRLLDRGTHDYAKFITPAELDEMALNSGFSRQDIIGLHYNPLTKRYWLAQNVDVNYMLAVQKPLV comes from the coding sequence ATGAACACAGCCACCAACGTCGATCCAAGTGAAGTTGATAAGTTTAATAAGCTTGCCAGCGAATGGTGGGATAATACGGGTGCGTTTGCAACCTTGCACCATATCAATCCACTACGTCTTAATTGGATAGAAGAAAACGTCAAACGTGGCTATCAAGGTGGTGATGCTAACAAAACGGCTGAGATGGGTCTTACTGGTAAAAGGATATTAGATGTTGGTTGTGGTGGCGGCATATTAGCCGAATCGATGGCGCGTCGTGGTGCTGATGTCACTGGTATTGATTTGGGTACTGAAAATTTAAAAGCGGCCAGCTTACATGCAGAGCAGAGTAATCTAAATGACTCTTTACGCTATCAGCATATACCGGTCGAAAAATTAGCAGAAACTCATGCCGGTCAGTTCGATGTGGTGACTTGCATGGAAATGCTCGAACATGTGCCGGATCCAAGCTCTATCGTACAAGCTTGTTTCGATTTGCTTGCCCCAGGCGGAGTCTGTGTGCTCTCTACTATCAATCGTAGCCCAAAATCTTACTTGTTTGCGATTGTCGGAGCGGAGTATGTATTGCGTCTATTAGATCGTGGTACGCATGATTATGCAAAATTTATTACCCCAGCTGAGCTTGATGAAATGGCATTAAACTCAGGCTTTAGCCGCCAAGATATTATCGGCCTGCATTATAACCCGTTGACCAAACGCTACTGGCTGGCACAGAATGTCGATGTCAACTATATGCTAGCCGTCCAAAAACCACTGGTTTAA
- a CDS encoding ComEA family DNA-binding protein — MSAHYKASFINLITNAAFGFALLIMMPSSGNAAPCFDNPQSAYEYLLAQENAKTEARDQSTININRASEGELVSLNGIGSSKAQAIILYRDMFGDFKTVDELAKVKGIGAKTVEKNRSRLRVQH, encoded by the coding sequence ATGAGCGCTCATTATAAAGCCTCGTTCATCAACTTAATAACGAACGCTGCGTTCGGCTTCGCTTTGCTTATTATGATGCCAAGTAGTGGGAATGCGGCGCCTTGTTTTGATAATCCGCAAAGTGCGTATGAGTACCTCTTGGCACAAGAGAATGCCAAAACCGAAGCGCGCGATCAATCTACCATCAATATCAATCGCGCCAGCGAAGGTGAGCTGGTTTCACTAAACGGTATTGGTAGTAGTAAAGCCCAAGCGATAATTTTATATCGTGACATGTTTGGCGATTTTAAAACGGTTGATGAGTTAGCAAAGGTCAAAGGTATCGGCGCAAAAACCGTTGAGAAAAATCGAAGTCGTTTAAGGGTGCAACATTAA